A single window of Vigna radiata var. radiata cultivar VC1973A chromosome 4, Vradiata_ver6, whole genome shotgun sequence DNA harbors:
- the LOC106758187 gene encoding putative methylesterase 11, chloroplastic: MGNICARLKAKPAPPHSTAAKKRSSSRRERKLDDAAIREQAIAAAILFKQHQQQQNFDRSTSLRYPNGVSKKSSGSSNTLPRSSSSRARSLTDPLLQPHQLLNQDVKVDDLETNHIVLVHGGGFGAWCWYKSIALLEESGCKVAAIDLTGSGVSSFDTNSITSLSQYVKPLTDFLEKLPEGEKVILVGHDFGGACISYAMEMFPLKISKAVFIAAAMLTNGQSTLDIISQQAGSDDLMQQSQIFIYANGNDLPPTSFDLNKSLLKDLLFNQSPSKDVALASVSMRSVPFAPVLEKLSLSDLKYGSVRRFYIQTLEDNAIPISLQENMINANPPEKVFRLKGADHSPFFSKPQALHKLLVEISRIL, from the exons ATGGGTAACATCTGCGCTCGCTTGAAGGCGAAGCCCGCGCCGCCGCACTCTACCGCCGCGAAAAAGCGCTCCTCTTCCCGCAGAGAGAGGAAGCTCGACGACGCTGCGATTCGCGAGCAGGCCATCGCCGCCGCGATTCTCTTCAAGCAGCATCAGCAGCAGCAGAACTTCGATCGGTCCACTTCGCTTAGGTACCCGAATGGGGTCTCCAAGAAGAGCAGCGGCAGCAGCAACACCTTGCCGAGGAGTTCGAGTTCGAGGGCCAGGTCCCTCACCGACCCTCTCCTTCAACCTCATCAACTTCTCAATCAG GATGTGAAAGTTGATGATCTTGAGACAAATCATATTGTCCTTGTTCATGGAGGTGGCTTTGGGGCCTGGTGTTGGTATAAATCCATTGCACTACTAGAAGAAAGTGGTTGTAAAGTAGCTGCAATAGATTTAACTGGTTCTGGAGTGAGTTCATTTGATACAAACAGCATTACAAGTTTGTCACAGTATGTGAAGCCACTCACTGACTTCCTTGAAAAACTTCCAGAAGGCGAAAAG GTGATTTTGGTTGGGCATGATTTTGGTGGGGCATGTATATCATATGCAATGGAGATGTTTCCTCTTAAGATTTCCAAAGCTGTGTTTATTGCTGCAGCAATGCTGACGAATGGACAAAGCACTCTCGATATTATTTCTCAGCAG GCAGGTTCAGATGATCTTATGCAACAGTCTCAGATTTTTATATATGCTAACGGGAATGACCTTCCTCCCACTTCTTTTGATCTGAACAAGTCATTGTTGAAGGATTTGTTATTCAACCAAAGTCCCTCCAAA GATGTTGCATTGGCATCTGTCTCCATGAGGTCTGTACCATTTGCACCAGTTTTAGAGAAGCTTTCCCTTTCAGACCTGAAATATGGATCTGTAAGGCGGTTTTATATACAAACTCTTGAAGACAATGCCATACCCATTTCACTTCAGGAGAACATGATAAATGCAAATCCCCCAGAAAAGGTTTTCCGTTTGAAGGGGGCTGATCATTCTCCTTTTTTCTCAAAGCCTCAAGCTCTGCATAAGTTGTTGGTAGAAATCTCAAGGATCCTCTGA